From a single Halobellus ruber genomic region:
- a CDS encoding DUF7116 family protein encodes MPPVSMPPSEDARTIFRRLGYSVSGDGPEFVAERKWRTVRVTAVADGEDLRSRRALADGGEPSTEYRFRCFVAPKSATGDVRNRLRSVDPTYEWAVIGVDGDGEYDVYLPNAG; translated from the coding sequence ATGCCCCCTGTCAGCATGCCTCCTTCGGAGGACGCCCGGACGATCTTCCGTCGGCTGGGCTACAGCGTTTCGGGCGACGGGCCGGAGTTCGTCGCCGAGCGAAAGTGGCGCACCGTGCGCGTCACGGCCGTCGCAGACGGCGAAGACCTACGTAGCCGCCGCGCGCTCGCGGACGGCGGCGAACCGTCCACGGAGTATCGGTTCCGATGCTTCGTCGCGCCGAAGTCCGCAACAGGGGACGTACGAAACCGGCTCCGGAGCGTCGACCCCACCTACGAGTGGGCGGTGATCGGCGTCGACGGCGACGG